CACACGAGACCTGAGGAGAGAAGTgacaggagggagagagagtgtaAGATAGAGAAATTGAATGTATTGATCATTACTTTGAAATGTTTCTTTAGTTTGGGCACAGAGGGCTGTATAGTCATGTGGGGGCACACAGGCAGCACTGTGGGAAGGGGCTCTGATCTGAAGAAGGCTCCTCACCTGCACATTGAACACGCTGGAGGAGGTAAACTGCTTCTCGTGACTGATATCCAGCAACCTACAGGGAGAGCCAGAGAGGATTAAACAGAGATAGAGACaggggggtgagagagaaagggagagggagctTGTGAGAGAGCGGTTAGAGAGAAAAGGGGACGATGTCTCCTTTTCAGAAATATAGGAACATATTATATGTCAAACGCTGCAGTACTTGCCAAAAACCTTGAACTTAAAGCAAAGATCAAAAACTATCAGGACTTTTCCATGACCAGTTTTCCATGACCAGAGTGGATTTCCAGGACTGGCCTAACTGCCCCCAGCTGCACCCCgatgtgtttcagtgctgtacctgGTTTCTTTCCTCTGACTCTGAGTTTTAGCTTAATTTGAATTAAAACTCAATTCTTTATTGTTGATTTGTTTCTTCTGCTGATTCTCCATCTCCCCAGTCATTGATTGGACTGGCAGTTATTGATGCTGATACTTGTGAttggtgctatataaatgctaCAGAGATATAAAGATGACATTATCGTCGTTGTGTgtgtgaaggggggggggggggggggggttagtttGAATTTCTTAATGTCTGGTTCTGTGTTTGAACCCGTGTCCAGTGGTGCCTACCTCACGCCCTCTCTGGCCAGTAAGTCCAGTAGCTTGGCCGTGTCTCCGGGCCACTCCCCCAGCTGGACAGCAAACTTACTGACCCGACCATCCAGAGCCAGAGCTCGGTCCACACACTGTCTGAGCAGGGGCAGCTCCATACTGGCACTGCACACTGCGATAGCAACcctgcagagaggagaggagacactGCGTTACACagtgatgcacacacacacagtatgagcTCCACACTGCAATAGCTGCGCTGCACACTCCCttctcttcccccctctctcctcccctctctctctcacctcttgCCCTGCAGCTCTGGCAGTTTCCCTGCGAGGATGGCTGCTAACCCGATGGCTCCCTCGGGGTCGATGGTGGCTCTCTCATACTCCTGGAACCGCAGCATTGAGACCAGCATGTCCTCCTCcctgggggagagaggggagaggggctaTACATATAAGAGATTGTGTATAATGAAGAAAATGCAAATCTAATAAGTCCGTGTTACAGAACTATTGTTCTGTCTCTCATgtggggatgagagagagggagagagggagtgaggagaGTAGGGGAGAGTTGAATGGAAACAGCCCTTCGTTGCTCCCCTGCTCTGTGGAGGCTCTCCCTACCTGACTGTGATGACTTTGTCCACCAGCTTCTTGGCCAGCAGGAATGCATTGTTGCCGAAGGGGGGGCCCACcagatctgggggggggggggaggggttaaAAGTAATGTTAATGCCACCCAGTGTCAAACATAGAGTTTACTGCGGTAAACagttgtaaaagcacagcagagggAGTTACCTCCGTAGAGCTTCCTATTGGCggtgctgtggagctccttgaTGGGGTAGCCCAGCTTCAGAGACTGCTGCAGGAGAGGGCAATCCTCTGGCTCCACCCCCTGAGAGCAAATAGGAGGGGGGATAGAGAGTGAGGGCACACGTCACAAAACATTCACTACTCCCCCACACACTCTCACTGCACCCCTACACATCCCCACACTCACCCCCGCTCATTATACCCCCCCCCAACATAAACACCCTAACTCCCCATCCAAACTACACTCCCCAGCGCACTCAGTACACCCCCATCCACACACACTGAAGTGTGAGAATGTGAGGGTGAGTGTACGCGTGTTACTCACAATGACGGTGATTCGGGGGTTCAGGTGTTTGAGCGCGGCTGCCGTCCCGGCCAGTAGCCCGCAGTGTCCCCCCGCTGGCAGGATCACTGCGTCCAGCTTGGGCACCTGCTCATACATCTCCAGCCCCATAGTGCCCAGGCCTGCCAGGTACGTAGCGCTGTCCTCCCTGAGGGAGAAGGGTTAGAGACCAGTGGCAGTGCACAGTTAAAGTGGAGTGTGACTGTGTTAATACAGTGTGCAGTGTGACAGTGTTACGTCACTGTGACAGTGTTAGAGCAGTGTACAATGTTAATACAGATAACTTTGACAGTGTTAGTGCAGTATATGGTGTGCAGTGTGACAGTGTAAGTTAACTATGACAGTGTTAGTGAAATGGACATTGTACTCACTCTTCTATGTACAGGTAGCCATTCTCCCGAGCGAGGCGCTGAGCGTGGCTCTGTGAGTCTCGCGGGGTGCTCCCGTATGAGATCACCATGGCTCCGTACTCACGGCAGGTCTTGGGGCGCGAGGGGGGCACGTTGGCTGCCATTATAACAAAGACGGGGATGCGCAGCTCTGAGGCGTGGTGCGCCACCGCCATGGAGAAGTTACTGTCTGAGGCCACGATCACACCCTTCTTCTGCTGGTCCTGAGAGGTGCAGGGGGGcaagagagaggaggtgggggagAGGGAATGAGGGAGGAGTAAGAAAGCAGGAGGaggggacagggagagagggagaaagaggggggaGAAAAGAAGGTTAACCAACCCCAAACTTCCCTGGAAGTTCATACAGACTTGATGAAGGCCATGTGGATAGTGGGCCAGGTTTATCAAAGGCTCTTTGTGAAATCTGCAATTTGCTCCCTTTTGTTTGAGAAAGGAGAATCCAGCTGTCAATGTTACAAGAATCCACAGGGTTGCTATGACAACTCAAAGTCCCGAGTTGTATTTTCGCTAGTTTCGTAACacgaacagttttttttttcttttacaagaaAACGGTTCAAACTGCACTTTCACATAAAACCCTTAATAACAGTCCCACTGTGTAAGACtgagttacatttagacttttgaACAGCTCTGTTCATGGATTCAAATTGCTGTCCACTGGAAAACAGACGTCAACATTACTGGCTGTAGAGCCTGGCAGAACGCCTTGCAACAGAAACAGCAGAGCAGTGCAAGAAAAGATtgcttatttttgttatttatttatatacatcatcttaagatttaaaaataattgaGACATGATGTTACCCATCATAGCCCCTGGCTAATCTCTATAGGTCCCTCCGACAAACTATTTCAGAACAGCCAATCCCCGGCCAGCCCTTAAATCATGACATTTTCCAGTAAAAAGCTGTTTTCAGATTTGCCACTGATGAGAAACAGGTGTGAATCCTGTGTGGTTAGTTAAAGCTATACTGAGCACCTTGTAGAGTTTAGAAAACATGCACTGGTTTGCTGCCCATTGCTCTGTATCCATTCCTTTAAAATCGTTTCTAAGTTAGTTGTCTGTAAGGTGTCTCCTGCTTAAGGGATGCCATTTCGGGCGACAGAATTGTGACGAGAAGCTGCAATATTGGCTGGTGAGATTGGGACAGATCTGTACCCGTGATGCTGGGCTGCGTGCTCCGTACCTGGCGCAGTGATGTCAGCAGGTAGAGCACGCCACGCTCCTTCACTGAGCATGTGTAGTGCAGGTGCTCCTTCTTCAGGAAGAGCTCAACACCGTACTGCTTTGAGAGCCTCGAGTACTGAGGGAGAGATGGGGAAGAGAGGGTTACAATAGATGTATatgggagggagagggagtgagggagggagagtggCTGTGTCAGGAAGGGTGGGAGGGAGTTGTATTACCGTGCAGGGTGTTTTCTGAACCCCACACTGGATCTTGAAGGCTGCTGCGCTGATGTCCTCGAAGCGGATGAAGGCAGGAGGGTTCTGTGCACTGGTGGGACGGGGCTCAGCTGGTTTCTGGGGTTctgcagcatcccccagcaggCGCTTGGGGAGCCCCACGATCTTCATCTCCCAGCTCTTCACATCCCCGTTCAGATACTCCTCCTCCCCGAAATCCTTCAGCCTCTCAGGGGCAATAGATGCAGAGCGATGGAGTGTGTGGCTACTCCTGATTGGACCATCCTTCTGGCACAGCCCCTCACAGCATGGGGAGCCCTGCTTACTGCCTGCACTGCGCTCCTCATcactgagagagggagggggggggggggtgagacaGAGGGGAGTGACAGGGAGATGGGGGTGAGACAGAGGGGAGTGACAGGGAGATGGGGGTGAGACAGAGGGGAGTGACAGGGAGATGGATTATGAAAAACAGTACAGTTTGCCCCTTTTTCTGTAAGTATTAAACATTTTGGGTCATGCCTTCTTCATTGCagtgaagaaaaaacaacatgaaaaaagAGATACAGATTGAATAGTAGTGAGGTGGAAACCACTGCCCAGACAAACCAGGAGACTAAGTGATCTCATTACCACAACACtcgttcattttacaaaataaaccaaagtaTTATAATAAAAGGTATGACTGTCTTTGTGTTTAAAGCTTTCATGCAGCAGCCTGCTGTGCAGCCTCAGAGGAGTGGGTTTGCAATCCCACTGGTCTTCAGTGATCTCAATACAAACACTCCCTGCTCAGCATGACTTCCTAAGATTCTACAGCTTCAGAACTGCTCCCTGTGCGGTGGGGGCCCAAGACACTAAAAACGGCATCTGACTTAAAAACGGACTCATTCTGAGGGCAGTGCATTTGTGAAGATACAGTACCTGCACACTTTATCAAACTCTGATATAATCTGGGAACACTGTATTGGAAAACAACAGAACACAGTCTTCCCAAACATCATAACCTGTTCAGAACATGAAATTCTGTTTAAATAATTCAATAAGGTTTGATATTTACAAAACTCTTTTCAGAATATCAAACTTAATTTGATCAAAACCTTCTTTTTAACACCTTGTGAGTTAAAGCTTAGTGAACAGGGCTCGCAGTGTGTTCATTCTGAAATCCTAGGATTCTTCCACAGTGAATTCCACAACTGTCTGGCAATCAGTGGCTGCATGGCTGCAATTCCCCGGCAGGCTTGTTCACTTGACACTGTCTTTaataacacaaacacagtattaCAGTATCTACCCAGCAGGTGGTgccacgcaaagtgtgcaaacctTAGAACTGCGCACCCCTCCTCCCTTATTCTTTATATATCTCTGTCTTCTCCTCCAcctgtctctctccccttccCCCCTTCTTGCACTGTCCAACTTGAATGTTTCTCTCCCACTTTCACAAAACTTTTTCCCACAGCCCCCTCTCCCTCCTTTTACACCGCACACTGCTATTGAACCTACCCCACACTCGAGCTGAGGGAAAGGGGAATGAGAAGGgaaggatagagagagggagaaagtaAGGGAGAGAGGCTGGGGCCTTTATTTACCTAAAGAAGAGGAGCAGGACAAGTGAGAGAGCGAGGCGAAGGAGGAGTGCCACTACGGTCTGGAAGGGAGGCAGCAGAGGAGGGCCTGGGAGGAGGCTGGAGTCCGAGGCTAAGGCAGCTGGAGGcctggggagaggaggaggaggaggcgttTCCTGGATCATAGAGACCCTCTAAACCCTCTGGGAGTCTCAAGGAGCACTCAGAAGCGGAGAGAAGGTGTAGTAGCTGACCTTTGCCAGAAGGGGTCATAATCCTCTGAAGTTTCTCTGGGGTTGTCGTTCTTCTTGGTGCGAGAGTCGAGAAACTGGGCAGCAAAGTTCATCCTACAGGAGGTCTGTCTGTCTGGAGGTGTGCAAACAGGATTCCCTCTGTGTGGAGGTGTAGTGTTCCCCAGTGTTGAGACTTCTCCCTTCTCTCAGCAGtccagtgtctctctctctctctatctctctgtctgtgtgtgtttactgcaccCTCTCTTTCACACAGGCGCTATTTAAAGGTGGATTGCCGCGTGCACATGCCAGCCCCCTGGCTATTTAGGGCCTGGATTAAACCTCTCTGACGTGAGCAAAGCGGAATTAATGTTTCTCCAAGGACCCTGCTCTTGGAGCTTGGAGGGGTAGAGGGAGTGCAGCAGATCACAGAGGCTGTGGGGCTGAGGTGGTAGCTTGCCAATACCTGGGCACCTCTGCACCTATCGATatagagcaggagcaggagccTGCGATTAGTGAAGGGCACTGACTGTGCGAGTGCAGCTTCAAGAAAGACGCCAGCTCTGCTTAAAACTATAGAATATCTGAGAGCTTCACTGGACTGCTCAGTTCTACTCTGAAATAGCATTCCTTGAATTCCGTGTTTGATAGTTTAACTCTTGTGAACTCTGCTCAATCAGAAAGGACGCAGGCGTTCTAGTTTGTTTACAGTCCCCAAAACTAGTTCCAGCTGTTGGATCACATCCCCTTCCCTTGAAACCTGCTATATTTGCTATATAGTCACCCAACACCATAGGCATGATCCTGCTACAGCCTGCAGTTCTGTAGGTTACAAATGACATGTTCAAGCTCTGcaatagctattattattattattattactcatctggttaaataaaggtaatATATCAGCATGTGGGAGCCGCCTTCCTGTGTGTCCACTATTCAGCACTTCTTTGAAACATCAAATCTCCCTCCCACAGCGATTCAGCCTTTCAGATACGCATTCACATTCcgacacacatgcatacacagtaacacagacacgcacacatgCACCCTCACTCAAACCCGGGTCTCG
The sequence above is a segment of the Acipenser ruthenus chromosome 7, fAciRut3.2 maternal haplotype, whole genome shotgun sequence genome. Coding sequences within it:
- the LOC117415310 gene encoding uncharacterized protein LOC117415310 isoform X2, whose translation is MNFAAQFLDSRTKKNDNPRETSEDYDPFWQSDEERSAGSKQGSPCCEGLCQKDGPIRSSHTLHRSASIAPERLKDFGEEEYLNGDVKSWEMKIVGLPKRLLGDAAEPQKPAEPRPTSAQNPPAFIRFEDISAAAFKIQCGVQKTPCTYSRLSKQYGVELFLKKEHLHYTCSVKERGVLYLLTSLRQDQQKKGVIVASDSNFSMAVAHHASELRIPVFVIMAANVPPSRPKTCREYGAMVISYGSTPRDSQSHAQRLARENGYLYIEEEDSATYLAGLGTMGLEMYEQVPKLDAVILPAGGHCGLLAGTAAALKHLNPRITVIGVEPEDCPLLQQSLKLGYPIKELHSTANRKLYGDLVGPPFGNNAFLLAKKLVDKVITVREEDMLVSMLRFQEYERATIDPEGAIGLAAILAGKLPELQGKRVAIAVCSASMELPLLRQCVDRALALDGRVSKFAVQLGEWPGDTAKLLDLLAREGVRLLDISHEKQFTSSSVFNVQVSCVVESRDRQQTTQLRNVLTERYTTLCWHER
- the LOC117415310 gene encoding uncharacterized protein LOC117415310 isoform X1, whose product is MIQETPPPPPLPRPPAALASDSSLLPGPPLLPPFQTVVALLLRLALSLVLLLFFSDEERSAGSKQGSPCCEGLCQKDGPIRSSHTLHRSASIAPERLKDFGEEEYLNGDVKSWEMKIVGLPKRLLGDAAEPQKPAEPRPTSAQNPPAFIRFEDISAAAFKIQCGVQKTPCTYSRLSKQYGVELFLKKEHLHYTCSVKERGVLYLLTSLRQDQQKKGVIVASDSNFSMAVAHHASELRIPVFVIMAANVPPSRPKTCREYGAMVISYGSTPRDSQSHAQRLARENGYLYIEEEDSATYLAGLGTMGLEMYEQVPKLDAVILPAGGHCGLLAGTAAALKHLNPRITVIGVEPEDCPLLQQSLKLGYPIKELHSTANRKLYGDLVGPPFGNNAFLLAKKLVDKVITVREEDMLVSMLRFQEYERATIDPEGAIGLAAILAGKLPELQGKRVAIAVCSASMELPLLRQCVDRALALDGRVSKFAVQLGEWPGDTAKLLDLLAREGVRLLDISHEKQFTSSSVFNVQVSCVVESRDRQQTTQLRNVLTERYTTLCWHER